In Lagenorhynchus albirostris chromosome 1, mLagAlb1.1, whole genome shotgun sequence, the sequence GAAGGAGCAGAAGCATGCATCCTAGTCTGGTGGGAGGGGAACAGGCCTGAGAGGCTTCCCCATGGCCTATTTTGAGAGTCTGTGTCTGAAGCATCCTTCTTGCAACccagccttcctctcctctcccctctccccaggacAGGCCTGGTGGGGCCCCAACAGCTATGCAAAGTTCCCATTCCAAGTTGCACAGACAGTTTGGCTTTTTAAGGGGGAGGCTGGGCTAGTTCTGGGGGCTCCGAAGAGTTTAGGCCCTAACTCCGAGCTAGGAGCGCATGGGCATGAGAGGGCAGGGCTCCTTCCTACCTGAGGTGAACAGGACTATGGCCTTGAGGCAGCTGTACTCGGCGGAGTCGACGTGCAGCGCTTTGAGCTTCTCCACTTGCTCTTGGAAGATCCGTATGTGGTCCATAAAGGCGACCACCCGGTCGGCGGACATGGGCGAGGCGTGTAGGCCGGCGGCGGCCAGTAGCGGGGCGACGTGGAGGGGCATGGAGCACTGTGCCGCGTTCAGCACGAACAGCTCGCTCCAGGTGAGGCGAAGCAGGGCCACCTGGTCGGTGATCTGCAGGTCAGGGAAGAAGGGGATGTTCCGGGCCCACTCGACGGCGCTGAAGAGCATCCGCGCGGCCAGTTCGCAAATGTTCTCGATGCCCATGATGTTGTTGGGCTGCATGCACTGGCTGCCGAAGCGCGACGTGGGATAGGGTTCGGCGCGCAGCAGCAGAGAAATATATCCGGACAGGTACGAGTGGCAGTTGAGGGGGTCCCCGTTGGTCAGCGCAAACTGCCCGTGGGTCGGCTGGGTGGGCGGCATCCTGCCCCTCTGCACCGCTgcagggaggaaaggagacaCTCCGCAGTTAATGACCAGCTTCGTTCCCCTGCTCCCCCGTCAGGGTTTGCCCCAGCCCGACCCCCACCTGACCCAGACCCCGCGGGGCGCAGGAACAGGCGGCCTGCCCCTCTCACCAGCGCGCTAGGGCCACAGACCTGGGAGTCGCCGGGAGCCCGGCTGCACTCCTCTCAAATCACCACCCAGGCAAGCTCTGGCGGCCAGGGCGGCACACTGGCCTCGGAGGCCCACTCCGGGCTGGGCGGCCGAGGACCCAGAATTGGCCGCTTTGCCTCGCGGTCCCCGGCACGATGGGAGGGATGGAGCATTCTGGGGGCATCTTTCTTCCTTACTGCTAAACGGctgatattttttattgattgGAGGAGAGGGAGCGGGAGGGgcgaggctggggggagggtgagACGCTTTTGCAAAAGACATCAAGCTGCACCCCGGACGGCCTGTGGCCACCCCGGAACCGCTTTCCCCCAACCCCGCAACCCCAGCCCCGCGGGCCACCCCCGGTGAGAGACAAGCTGAGAACCGAGGTCTGGCGGCATCCTAATCGGTGTGCTCGGAGGAAGAGAGACGGAGGGAGAGGGCGGAGAGACAGGCCGGCCGAGGCGAGAGGAAGCCGGGGAGAGGCGGGGAGCGGGCGGCCGGCGCAGCCCGGGGAGGGCCGGGGAGGGCCGGGGAGGGCCCGGGAGGGCCGGGGAAAGCCGGCCAGGCTCGGGCACGAGCTGTTATCTGACGCCGGACGGGGAGAGTCGCTCTcgcagaaacacaaagaaaccGCGGCGTTCGCTCGCCCCAACCCGGAGCCCGCGCCCGGCGCCGAGCGCGCCATTGGCCGAGCACGGCTTGCGGCGCTCGGCGAATTTCATATCACAAAGACCCAACTCGCTCAGAGCGAAAGCAGCCGCCCAGGGCCCCTCGCCCACCCTTCCCCTAACTCCCTATCGCGCTCTCCTCCTTtcaaaagtgaaaggaaaaaagaaaacagaggtttttttttcagCCGAATGTTAATCCACGGAGGGTCACATGAGTGCTGCCCGGGCGGCAGCGTTAATACGGCGAAGTGCGTAAAATTGCCATTTGTAATTTGAACCTCCTGTACAAAAGTACAATCTcaggttgttgggttttttttttttggttttttttttttgagcgggtgggggctggggagaggggtggggaggagggacatGTGTTGAACATGCAGGAAaaacaaggagagagaaaaaaaactgagaggaaagagagagaagtaaaccaggctttaaaacaacaacaacaaacaacaccCCATCACTTGCA encodes:
- the NR2F2 gene encoding COUP transcription factor 2 isoform X4 — its product is MPPTQPTHGQFALTNGDPLNCHSYLSGYISLLLRAEPYPTSRFGSQCMQPNNIMGIENICELAARMLFSAVEWARNIPFFPDLQITDQVALLRLTWSELFVLNAAQCSMPLHVAPLLAAAGLHASPMSADRVVAFMDHIRIFQEQVEKLKALHVDSAEYSCLKAIVLFTSDACGLSDVAHVESLQEKSQCALEEYVRSQYPNQPTRFGKLLLRLPSLRTVSSSVIEQLFFVRLVGKTPIETLIRDMLLSGSSFNWPYMAIQ
- the NR2F2 gene encoding COUP transcription factor 2 isoform X3 — protein: MQAVWDLEQGKYGFAVQRGRMPPTQPTHGQFALTNGDPLNCHSYLSGYISLLLRAEPYPTSRFGSQCMQPNNIMGIENICELAARMLFSAVEWARNIPFFPDLQITDQVALLRLTWSELFVLNAAQCSMPLHVAPLLAAAGLHASPMSADRVVAFMDHIRIFQEQVEKLKALHVDSAEYSCLKAIVLFTSDACGLSDVAHVESLQEKSQCALEEYVRSQYPNQPTRFGKLLLRLPSLRTVSSSVIEQLFFVRLVGKTPIETLIRDMLLSGSSFNWPYMAIQ
- the NR2F2 gene encoding COUP transcription factor 2 isoform X2, whose translation is MPPQSEQRTEPPTTRASKRPAAVQRGRMPPTQPTHGQFALTNGDPLNCHSYLSGYISLLLRAEPYPTSRFGSQCMQPNNIMGIENICELAARMLFSAVEWARNIPFFPDLQITDQVALLRLTWSELFVLNAAQCSMPLHVAPLLAAAGLHASPMSADRVVAFMDHIRIFQEQVEKLKALHVDSAEYSCLKAIVLFTSDACGLSDVAHVESLQEKSQCALEEYVRSQYPNQPTRFGKLLLRLPSLRTVSSSVIEQLFFVRLVGKTPIETLIRDMLLSGSSFNWPYMAIQ